The Methanosphaera sp. BMS genome contains a region encoding:
- a CDS encoding universal stress protein, with the protein MYERILVLTDGSDNAKNAGIEAVKLAKKLDASVVITYIFDQRLATIANQEEEGQKFINAIKDYAIEENIGAEDLLIYGSRKNDVMIIARKSDVDLIVMARHGNTKNKSTLMGEFTEFVVKNIPLPVLLI; encoded by the coding sequence ATGTATGAAAGAATATTGGTATTGACCGATGGGTCTGATAATGCAAAAAATGCTGGAATTGAAGCTGTTAAACTGGCAAAAAAACTCGATGCAAGTGTTGTGATAACATATATCTTTGATCAGAGATTAGCAACAATTGCCAATCAGGAAGAGGAGGGACAAAAATTCATAAATGCGATTAAGGATTACGCGATAGAAGAAAATATTGGTGCCGAGGACTTGCTGATATATGGCAGCCGTAAGAATGATGTGATGATTATTGCAAGAAAAAGTGATGTTGATTTAATTGTCATGGCAAGACACGGCAATACAAAAAATAAAAGTACCTTGATGGGTGAATTTACTGAATTTGTAGTTAAAAACATCCCACTACCAGTATTACTCATATAA
- a CDS encoding adenosylcobinamide amidohydrolase encodes MSNYSRRLYNNEKFNISLIDNAIVLKLNVDNNLLISSWHNAGYQENMQNVVNQSLTQSDYPIIEELTSKNFQIKRFNELGLDPDKSTGLITSANMDFYSIITKNYKELSVTTIVTAGADKNAVKAGDNASFYEYNNKYQPITGTINIITFIDANMEAGTLTTALITITEAKTSVLEDLKIQSNFSTHIATGTGTDGVCVISNTSSDNHLENAGKHSKLGELIGKSVREAVLEALYLQTGMCPDYQKTVLSRLSRFNITFDDFYDKLNCVSLVEYASLFYQFNKDEYYVSWISCMLNLVDEYQTGLLTLKDISKSIIVLTNSFLSLDKKIVEFESINQIIDYVIDSVNEYLLDD; translated from the coding sequence ATGTCAAATTATTCTAGAAGATTGTATAATAATGAAAAGTTCAATATATCTCTTATAGATAATGCAATCGTATTAAAATTGAATGTTGACAATAATCTATTAATTTCATCATGGCATAATGCTGGTTATCAGGAAAACATGCAGAATGTAGTTAATCAATCATTAACACAAAGCGATTATCCGATTATTGAAGAATTAACCAGTAAAAACTTTCAAATAAAACGATTTAATGAGCTGGGATTAGATCCTGACAAATCAACCGGACTCATAACATCCGCAAACATGGATTTCTATTCAATAATTACTAAAAACTATAAAGAATTAAGCGTAACTACCATAGTAACAGCCGGGGCAGATAAAAATGCCGTAAAAGCAGGAGATAATGCATCATTCTATGAATACAATAACAAATACCAGCCAATTACAGGTACAATAAACATAATAACATTCATCGATGCTAATATGGAGGCAGGTACTTTAACAACAGCACTCATAACCATAACAGAGGCAAAAACCAGTGTTCTAGAGGACTTAAAAATTCAAAGTAATTTTTCCACACATATCGCTACAGGAACAGGTACAGATGGGGTATGTGTAATATCAAACACCTCAAGCGACAATCACCTTGAAAATGCAGGTAAACATTCCAAGCTTGGAGAACTAATTGGCAAATCTGTAAGAGAAGCGGTCCTTGAGGCATTATACCTGCAAACGGGGATGTGTCCTGATTATCAAAAAACAGTACTAAGCAGACTTTCAAGATTCAACATAACATTTGACGACTTTTATGATAAATTAAATTGTGTCAGTTTAGTTGAATATGCAAGTTTATTCTACCAATTTAACAAGGATGAATATTATGTTTCATGGATAAGCTGCATGCTCAATTTGGTGGATGAATACCAGACGGGGTTATTGACCTTAAAAGATATCAGTAAATCCATAATCGTATTGACAAATTCATTTTTAAGTCTTGATAAAAAAATAGTGGAGTTTGAATCCATCAATCAAATAATTGATTATGTGATAGATTCTGTAAATGAATATCTGTTGGATGATTAA
- a CDS encoding nicotinamide-nucleotide adenylyltransferase — MNIKRGLLIGRIQPLHNGHMSVIQDTLNEVDELIIGIGSADQSHTNSNPFTSGERVLMLSKALREYKVDPSRYYIIPLEDIACNSLWVGHVKMLTPPFEKVYSGNSLVKQLFRENKIEVVQPPLFNREEYSGTEVRKRILNNENWEDLVPQSVIEVINEIDGVERMQNLNKKEVSELIK; from the coding sequence ATGAATATCAAAAGAGGCTTATTAATTGGGCGGATACAACCATTACATAATGGTCATATGAGTGTTATTCAGGACACTTTAAATGAGGTGGATGAGCTAATAATAGGAATCGGCAGTGCAGATCAAAGCCATACCAACTCTAATCCATTTACCAGTGGAGAAAGGGTTTTAATGCTCTCCAAAGCACTAAGAGAATATAAAGTGGACCCTTCTAGATATTATATTATACCACTTGAGGATATTGCATGCAACTCCTTATGGGTAGGTCATGTAAAGATGCTAACACCACCTTTTGAAAAAGTCTATTCGGGTAACAGTCTAGTCAAACAATTATTTAGAGAAAACAAAATTGAAGTAGTTCAACCACCATTATTCAATAGGGAAGAATACTCCGGAACGGAGGTAAGAAAAAGAATTTTGAATAATGAAAACTGGGAAGATCTTGTTCCCCAATCCGTCATAGAAGTAATCAATGAGATTGATGGTGTTGAACGTATGCAAAACTTAAATAAAAAGGAAGTTAGTGAACTAATAAAATAA
- a CDS encoding HD domain-containing protein has protein sequence MGFIRDSIHGDLHLTDFELKLVDTVEMQRLRRIKQLGFTSLVYPGANHTRFEHSIGTLSLADKLATRLELEEDVVELLRVCALLHDIGHAPFSHVSERALSHKHETITKEIIKNSPITDIITERFNANYITKIIDGQTKYGKIISGDLDVDRMDYLARDSYYTGVAYGVIDTERLLYSLKYDDNDDLIITQKGVQAAESTLLARYFMYPTVYQHHTTRIVNSMFRVCLKRMLEDNVVQERELRYLDDGDLINIARNTKGLPEKTMKNLDTRHLYKKTDTINLADIDDPEKIFQMDKKVLKDAEEDIAYKLDINTDEVIIDLPESLSYKEMCIQVETDSGLKSLTEVSTVINSLKKAQYNYADLALYLSKENKEKALRNNIKIEDYLSIPSDKK, from the coding sequence ATGGGATTTATCAGAGATTCTATCCATGGGGATCTGCATTTAACCGATTTTGAGTTGAAGTTAGTAGATACAGTGGAGATGCAACGGTTAAGACGAATAAAACAATTGGGTTTTACCAGCCTAGTATATCCAGGTGCAAACCATACTAGATTTGAACATTCAATAGGTACTTTATCCTTGGCAGACAAGCTAGCCACCAGACTAGAGTTAGAGGAAGATGTGGTGGAATTACTAAGGGTATGTGCATTACTCCATGATATCGGACATGCACCCTTTTCACATGTATCCGAAAGAGCATTGAGTCATAAGCATGAGACGATTACCAAGGAAATAATTAAAAATTCACCAATAACTGACATTATCACCGAAAGATTCAACGCCAATTACATCACAAAAATCATTGATGGACAGACAAAATACGGTAAGATTATCTCAGGCGACCTTGACGTGGATCGTATGGATTACCTGGCCAGAGATTCCTATTATACAGGTGTTGCATATGGAGTTATAGATACGGAACGTTTATTATACAGCCTGAAATATGATGATAATGATGATTTGATAATCACACAGAAAGGTGTTCAAGCAGCCGAATCAACCCTCCTTGCAAGATACTTCATGTATCCTACAGTGTATCAGCACCATACAACCAGAATCGTCAATAGCATGTTTAGAGTATGCCTGAAACGTATGTTGGAAGACAATGTTGTCCAAGAAAGAGAGCTGAGATATCTTGATGATGGAGATTTAATAAACATTGCCAGAAACACCAAAGGACTTCCTGAAAAAACCATGAAAAACCTTGATACGAGACATTTGTACAAAAAAACAGACACCATTAATCTGGCAGACATAGATGATCCTGAAAAAATATTCCAGATGGATAAAAAAGTCTTGAAAGATGCTGAAGAGGATATTGCATACAAATTAGACATTAACACGGATGAAGTAATAATTGATTTACCTGAATCATTATCATATAAGGAAATGTGTATCCAAGTAGAAACAGACAGCGGACTTAAATCACTGACAGAAGTATCAACAGTGATAAATTCACTTAAAAAAGCCCAGTACAACTATGCTGACTTAGCATTATACTTATCCAAGGAAAACAAGGAAAAAGCATTACGTAATAATATTAAGATAGAAGATTATTTGAGCATCCCAAGTGATAAAAAATGA